One part of the Andrena cerasifolii isolate SP2316 chromosome 4, iyAndCera1_principal, whole genome shotgun sequence genome encodes these proteins:
- the LOC143368164 gene encoding uncharacterized protein LOC143368164 isoform X2, with protein MSACTVANPRIVLNITNMESRDGNTAMEKVSGGIDGVRDVKGVKAEPTPVASLLLASEQVSLSAGENINNTNHTNGTTCTKSLGKSSGKFESGSGSGDQEGGQHEDGIDIAAKKRKTRRGKPKHRKLKPYLKQQLSYQQQLRFRSRGRLAKTGRQPPAPYNTTQFLMNDHSDLPDLDQKLSEAVSSEIPATFQKPSAPSRTRDSSFSVDSDEDYFYSSPEDEEEFLTKEFSSAYEDLHAERLGTLSKSELIQEYLQLEAKVDLLTKRLRGKNFHQPEERDIESKSSSSTDSESAKKLKICQQRIDDLTQQNEQLRQENESLRAQRHGSPVSSVDSESDSDSTSNENRSRCNCPLSNSSSSPEHVGYASRHGSSQSEKNSASNTDSTSDNCDTSSS; from the exons ATGAGTGCTTGTACCGTGGCGAATCCTCGGATCGTGCTCAATATTACGAATATGGAGAGCCGCGACGGCAATACGGCGATGGAGAAAGTGTCGGGCGGCATTGATGGAGTACGTGACGTGAAGGGCGTAAAAGCGGAGCCGACGCCTGTGGCGTCATTGTTGCTAGCTTCGGAACAAGTATCGCTCTCTGCCGGCGAGAATATCAACAACACCAACCACACCAACGGGACAACT TGTACGAAATCGTTAGGAAAGAGTTCAGGGAAATTTGAGAGTGGGAGCGGCAGCGGAGACCAAGAGGGTGGTCAGCACGAGGATGGAATTGATATCGCTgcgaaaaaaagaaagacacgTAGAGGTAAACCTAAGCATAGAAAATTAAAGCCGTATTTGAAGCAACAGTTATCGTACCAGCAACAGTTGAGATTTAGATCTAGAGGTCGGTTAGCAAAGACTGGTAGGCAACCACCAGCGCCGTATAACACTACGCAGTTTCTTATGAACGATCACAGCGACCTCCCAGATCTCGATCAGAAGCTTTCCGAAGCTGTATCATCAGAAATACCCGCTACATTTCAGAAACCGTCAGCCCCGTCTCGTACGCGGGATTCTAGTTTCAGCGTCGACTCAGACGAGGATTATTTCTATTCGTCTccggaagacgaggaggaattTTTGACaaaagaattttcgagcgcgTACGAGGATCTCCATGCTGAAAGGCTGGGTACGCTAAGCAAATCAGAACTGATACAGGAGTATCTACAGTTAGAAGCCAAAGTAGATTTACTCACGAAACGGCTACGCGGCAAGAACTTCCACCAGCCCGAAGAGCGAGATATAGAGAGCAAGAGTAGTAGTAGTACAGATTCAGAATCGGCGAAGAAATTAAAGATCTGCCAACAGCGGATCGACGATTTGACGCAGCAGAATGAACAGCTAAGGCAAGAAAACGAGTCGCTGAGGGCTCAGAGGCATGGCAGTCCAGTTTCGAGCGTCGACAGCGAAAGCGACAGCGATAGTACGAGTAACGAGAATAGAAGCAGATGTAATTGCCCCCTCTCGAATTCCAGTTCTTCTCCGGAGCACGTGGGATACGCTTCTAGGCACGGAAGTAGTCAAAGCGAAAAGAACTCGGCGTCTAATACCGACAGTACAAGTGATAATTGTGATACTAGCTCGAGTTAG
- the LOC143368164 gene encoding uncharacterized protein LOC143368164 isoform X1 translates to MSACTVANPRIVLNITNMESRDGNTAMEKVSGGIDGVRDVKGVKAEPTPVASLLLASEQVSLSAGENINNTNHTNGTTVRKPVSCTKSLGKSSGKFESGSGSGDQEGGQHEDGIDIAAKKRKTRRGKPKHRKLKPYLKQQLSYQQQLRFRSRGRLAKTGRQPPAPYNTTQFLMNDHSDLPDLDQKLSEAVSSEIPATFQKPSAPSRTRDSSFSVDSDEDYFYSSPEDEEEFLTKEFSSAYEDLHAERLGTLSKSELIQEYLQLEAKVDLLTKRLRGKNFHQPEERDIESKSSSSTDSESAKKLKICQQRIDDLTQQNEQLRQENESLRAQRHGSPVSSVDSESDSDSTSNENRSRCNCPLSNSSSSPEHVGYASRHGSSQSEKNSASNTDSTSDNCDTSSS, encoded by the exons ATGAGTGCTTGTACCGTGGCGAATCCTCGGATCGTGCTCAATATTACGAATATGGAGAGCCGCGACGGCAATACGGCGATGGAGAAAGTGTCGGGCGGCATTGATGGAGTACGTGACGTGAAGGGCGTAAAAGCGGAGCCGACGCCTGTGGCGTCATTGTTGCTAGCTTCGGAACAAGTATCGCTCTCTGCCGGCGAGAATATCAACAACACCAACCACACCAACGGGACAACTGTAAGGAAACCAGTATCG TGTACGAAATCGTTAGGAAAGAGTTCAGGGAAATTTGAGAGTGGGAGCGGCAGCGGAGACCAAGAGGGTGGTCAGCACGAGGATGGAATTGATATCGCTgcgaaaaaaagaaagacacgTAGAGGTAAACCTAAGCATAGAAAATTAAAGCCGTATTTGAAGCAACAGTTATCGTACCAGCAACAGTTGAGATTTAGATCTAGAGGTCGGTTAGCAAAGACTGGTAGGCAACCACCAGCGCCGTATAACACTACGCAGTTTCTTATGAACGATCACAGCGACCTCCCAGATCTCGATCAGAAGCTTTCCGAAGCTGTATCATCAGAAATACCCGCTACATTTCAGAAACCGTCAGCCCCGTCTCGTACGCGGGATTCTAGTTTCAGCGTCGACTCAGACGAGGATTATTTCTATTCGTCTccggaagacgaggaggaattTTTGACaaaagaattttcgagcgcgTACGAGGATCTCCATGCTGAAAGGCTGGGTACGCTAAGCAAATCAGAACTGATACAGGAGTATCTACAGTTAGAAGCCAAAGTAGATTTACTCACGAAACGGCTACGCGGCAAGAACTTCCACCAGCCCGAAGAGCGAGATATAGAGAGCAAGAGTAGTAGTAGTACAGATTCAGAATCGGCGAAGAAATTAAAGATCTGCCAACAGCGGATCGACGATTTGACGCAGCAGAATGAACAGCTAAGGCAAGAAAACGAGTCGCTGAGGGCTCAGAGGCATGGCAGTCCAGTTTCGAGCGTCGACAGCGAAAGCGACAGCGATAGTACGAGTAACGAGAATAGAAGCAGATGTAATTGCCCCCTCTCGAATTCCAGTTCTTCTCCGGAGCACGTGGGATACGCTTCTAGGCACGGAAGTAGTCAAAGCGAAAAGAACTCGGCGTCTAATACCGACAGTACAAGTGATAATTGTGATACTAGCTCGAGTTAG
- the Pic gene encoding DNA damage-binding protein pic, translating into MKAMSHHYVVTAHKPTAVTACVTGNFTSPTDLNLILAKNVRLEIYLVTPEGLRPLKEVGIYGKIAVVKFFRPPHEKKDLLFLLTTRYNAMILECIGEGEDIEVITKAHGNVADRIGKASETGIKAVIDPKARVIGLRLYDGLFKIIPLDKDNPELKASSIRMDEQQVQDVNFLHGCANPTLILIHQDINGRHVKTHEISLREKEFVKIPWRQDNVEREAMMVIPVPSPICGAIIIGQESILYHDGTTYVAVVPPIIKQSTITCYAKVDNQGLRYLLGDMAGHLFMLFLEQEKKSDGTQVVKDLKVELLGEISIPECITYLDNGVIFVGSRLGDSQLIKLITKADENGSYCVPMETFTNLAPIVDMAVVDLERQGQGQMVTCSGAFKEGSLRIIRNGIGIEEHASIDLPGIKGMWALKVGGGNFDNTLVLSFVGQTRILTLNGEEVEETDIPGFVADEQTFHTGNVTNDLFIQITPTSARLISHETKTVVSEWEPENKRTISVVACNGTQVLCATGNDLFYMEISGGQIVPKGFATLQYEVACLDISPLDGNTEAKLTAVGLWTDISVRILTLPALEEINKELLGGEIIPRSILMTCFEGNTYLLCALGDGSMYYFTLHKQSGMLSDKKKVTLGTQPTVLRTFRSLSTTNVFACSDRPTVIYSSNHKLVFSNVNLKEVNHMCSLNAESYPDSLALATDSTVTIGTIDEIQKLHIRTVPLGESPRRIAYQETSQTFGVITMRVDIQDSSGVSIVRHSASTQAASTSSSSHIASHNKPTGHTASDIGQEIEVHNLLIIDQHTFEVLHAHMLMPTEYALSLVSTKLGEDPTSYYVVGTALINPDETEPKMGRILLYHWNDGKLTQVAEKEIKGSCYSLVEFNGKLLASINSTVRLFEWTAEKELRLECSHFNNIIALYLKTKGDFVLVGDLMRSLTLLQYKTMEGSFEEIARDYNPNWMTAVEILDDDTFLGAENCFNLFVCQKDSAATSEDERQQMQEVGQFHLGDMVNVFRHGSLVMQNLGESSTPTQGCVLFGTVSGAIGLVTQIPFTFYEFLQNLEDRLTSVIKSVGKIEHNFWRSFNTELKIEQCEGFIDGDLIESFLDLSPDKMAEVSLGLMIDDGSGMKKEATVDDLVKIVEDLTRIH; encoded by the exons ATGAAAGCAATGTCTCATCATTACGTAGTGACGGCACATAAGCCCACGGCTGTCACCGCGTGCGTAACAG GTAATTTCACCTCGCCGACAGACCTGAACCTCATCCTAGCGAAGAATGTTCGATTGGAAATTTATCTTGTTACCCCCGAAGGCTTAAGGCCACTCAAAGAAGTTGGAATTTATGGGAAGATCGCAGTAGTGAAATTTTTTCGGCCGCCG CACGAGAAGAAGGATCTTCTGTTTCTATTGACCACACGTTATAATGCTATGATCTTGGAATGTATCGGGGAAGGAGAAGATATAGAAGTTATAACGAAAGCGCATGGGAATGTGGCAGACCGTATTGGGAAAGCTTCCGAGACAGGGATCAAAGCTGTAATTGATCCCAAGGCACGTGTAATTGGCCTTCGGTTGTACGATGGCCTTTTCAAGATCATACCCCTCGACAAGGACAATCCAGAGCTGAAAGCATCTTCGATACGCATGGACGAGCAGCAAGTTCAAGATGTGAACTTCCTTCACGGATGTGCTAATCCGACGTTGATCCTGATTCATCAGGATATCAATGGCAGGCACGTTAAAACTCATGAAATCTCTCTACGAGAAAAAGAATTTGTCAAAATACCTTGGAGGCAGGACAACGTGGAACGCGAGGCTATGATGGTCATTCCTGTACCTTCCCCGATCTGTGGCGCGATAATAATAGGGCAGGAAAGCATATTGTACCACGATGGGACTACGTACGTCGCCGTCGTGCCTCCGATTATTAAACAGAGCACAATTACGTGCTATGCTAAGGTCGATAACCAAGGACTGAGATATTTATTAGGCGACATGGCTGGGCATTTGTTCATGCTGTTCTTGGAGCAGGAAAAGAAGTCAGACGGTACGCAGGTAGTGAAAGACTTGAAGGTGGAACTTTTAGGAGAAATCAGCATACCGGAATGCATTACGTACTTGGATAACGGAGTAATATTCGTCGGCAGTCGTCTGGGTGATTCGcagttaattaaattaatcactAAAGCGGACGAGAACGGTTCCTACTGCGTTCCGATGGAGACTTTTACCAATTTGGCGCCGATAGTAGACATGGCTGTAGTTGATCTTGAAAGACAGGGTCAGGGACAAATGGTTACGTGCTCCGGAGCTTTCAAAGAAGGTTCGCTCAGAATTATTAGAAACGGGATAGGTATCGAGGAACACGCGAGCATAGATTTGCCAGGCATCAAGGGCATGTGGGCACTGAAAGTTGGCGGCGGGAACTTTGACAACACTCTGGTCTTATCTTTCGTTGGACAGACCAGAATTTTAACGTTGAACGGGGAAGAAGTCGAAGAAACAGACATTCCGGGCTTCGTTGCAGACGAGCAAACTTTCCATACTGGGAATGTCACAAACgatttatttattcaaataacaCCGACGTCCGCGAGGCTGATATCGCACGAAACGAAGACTGTTGTTTCTGAATGGGAACCagagaacaaaagaaccatcaGCGTGGTTGCTTGCAACGGCACGCAAGTACTTTGCGCCACTGGAAATGATCTGTTctatatggaaatttcaggtGGACAGATCGTACCGAAAGGATTCGCCACCTTGCAGTACGAAGTAGCTTGCCTAGACATATCCCCATTGGATGGTAATACCGAAGCGAAACTTACTGCCGTGGGCTTGTGGACGGACATATCTGTTCGCATATTAACTCTACCGGCTCTAGAAGAAATTAACAAAGAGCTACTTGGTGGCGAAATTATACCTAGATCCATTTTAATGACCTGCTTCGAAGGTAATACATACCTCCTCTGTGCCCTCGGAGATGGAAGTATGTATTACTTCACTCTGCACAAGCAGAGCGGTATGCTTTCCGATAAAAAGAAAGTCACCTTAGGCACGCAACCGACAGTTCTAAGGACTTTCCGATCATTATCTACTACCAATGTTTTTGCATGCTCTGACAGACCGACTGTAATTTACTCGTCGAATCACAAGCTGGTGTTCAGTAACGTTAACTTGAAAGAGGTAAATCATATGTGCTCTCTGAACGCCGAGTCGTACCCTGACAGTTTAGCATTGGCGACTGACAGTACCGTAACAATCGGAACGATCGATGAAATACAGAAGCTGCATATCCGCACTGTTCCTCTTGGGGAGTCGCCGAGGCGAATCGCTTACCAAGAAACCTCCCAAACATTTGGAGTGATAACGATGCGCGTCGACATCCAAGACAGTAGTGGTGTTAGCATTGTCAGGCATTCCGCATCCACGCAGGCAGCTTCGACATCTAGCAGTAGTCACATCGCATCGCATAATAAACCTACAGGGCATACAGCTAGCGATATCGGCCAAGAGATTGAAGTACACAATTTACTCATTATAGATCAACATACTTTCGAAGTGTTGCACGCGCACATGTTAATGCCCACCGAATATGCTTTGTCCTTGGTATCGACAAAGCTGGGCGAAGATCCTACTTCGTACTACGTGGTTGGGACCGCGCTGATTAATCCCGATGAAACTGAGCCAAAGATGGGTAGAATACTTTTGTATCATTGGAACGATGGGAAACTCACGCAAGTCGCCGAGAAGGAAATCAAAGGATCGTGTTACTCTTTAGTCGAATTTAATGGGAAGCTTCTTGCTAGTATTAACAGTACTGTTCGTCTGTTCGAATGGACCGCGGAGAAAGAGCTCAGGCTGGAGTGCAGCCATTTCAATAACATTATCGCtctttatttgaaaacgaaaggaGATTTTGTTTTGGTCGGAGACCTCATGAGGTCCCTTACACTGCTGCAGTACAAAACAATGGAGGGCAGCTTCGAGGAGATAGCTAGGGATTACAATCCGAACTGGATGACTGCCGTAGAAATTTTAGATGATGACACTTTCTTAGGTGCTGAAAATTGCTTTAACCTGTTTGTCTGTCAGAAAGACAG TGCTGCAACCTCGGAAGACGAGAGGCAACAAATGCAGGAAGTCGGACAGTTCCATTTAGGCGATATGGTGAATGTTTTCCGGCATGGCTCCTTAGTGATGCAAAATTTAGGTGAATCGAGCACACCTACGCAGGGCTGCGTGCTATTTGGAACGGTCAGCGGCGCGATTGGCCTGGTCACGCAGATTCCGTTCACATTCTACGAGTTCCTGCAGAATCTTGAAGACAGATTAACGAGTGTGATAAAGAGCGTTGGCAAAATAGAGCACAACTTCTGGCGAAGTTTCAACACCGAATTGAAAATCGAACAGTGCGAGGGTTTTATAGATGGAGATTTAATCGAAAGTTTCCTTGACTTGAGTCCTGATAAAATGGCAGAGGTTTCATTGGGTCTTATG ATCGATGATGGTAGCGGCATGAAAAAAGAGGCAACGGTAGACGATCTTGTAAAAATAGTGGAAGACCTTACAAGAATACATTAA
- the LOC143368165 gene encoding ADP-ribosylation factor-like protein 16 yields the protein MCLCLGPAKSGKTFLMKRLQGDEIDDATQTVSTNGINIFLIKNGAGEFDTIVKEIGGSMAPIWKHYFDKIGKIIYVVDTSNLCQISAAAVLLYSLLVDPRLRNIKVALTLNKMDISYRQMRNEALLMLQYSRLQKEVTQELTIFETSGMTGQGVEELRNWLFDPATLKSAISANKQN from the exons ATGTGCCTTTGCCTCGGCCCTGCTAAATCCGGAAAAACCTTTCTGATGAAACGCTTGCAAGGCGACGAGATAGACGATGCCACTCAAACCGTCTCCACCAACGGTATAAATATTTTCCTGATAAAAAACGGCGCCGGCGAATTCGACACGATTGTCAAGGAAATTGGTGGCAGTATGGCGCCAATATGGAAACACTATTTCGACAAG ATTGGGAAAATCATTTACGTAGTGGACACCAGCAATCTTTGCCAAATAAGCGCAGCGGCGGTGCTACTGTACTCTCTGCTAGTCGATCCTAGATTGCGAAATATTAAAGTCGCATTAACGCTGAACAAAATGGACATTTCTTATCGCCAGATGCGCAACGAAGCCTTGCTGATGCTTCAATACTCGCGTTTGCAAAAGGAAGTTACGCAAGAACTGACTATATTCGAAACTAGCGGAATGACCGGCCAAGGTGTCGAAGAATTAAGAAACTGGCTGTTCGACCCAGCCACATTAAAATCTGCAATCAGTGCAAACAAACAGAATTAG